The following are encoded together in the Culex pipiens pallens isolate TS chromosome 1, TS_CPP_V2, whole genome shotgun sequence genome:
- the LOC120417020 gene encoding protein mesh isoform X2 — protein MRWKGLLLLLCAVALLDRTIPVRADDGDGDDVIADDVTEEPSEDQDTEVAVSDGEEDAKEEDEDGLAALTRVDEDAVEVDSSATASEKPAGKKGKYYNYDDFLSNLDTYDPNYDWNDPMQRTQPNIPPNFQNDSSAYTITPARLAELRRQFLYPFYDRGGPEDIGDLQRDIHASMPQVHKNFNFQLPFFGFRFNYTRVSMNGFLEFSDPPEHYTYPLNFPIKDWPRRNDPSFIGIFFSKCRIGRIYDTDIDQRSPGVYFRMERDLQTRTDRLGVEMRERVMWDIREGVVGSDTFVPKHAIVTTWKNMSFAGGIDNSLFRTNSFQMILATDEVYTYAIFNYVIINWSSHTEAGGDTTGGEGGVPAYIGFNAGNGTQAYEYKPYSQASVLRDLTGRGWANGFPGRHIFRLDERIMLGTCNKDIDAAHLPLVFAPESGNMLGGTIVNITGPCFEPTDRVACRFDTEEVIGTFVDRNRVICVQPFLKAQGYIRFEISVGVERFKWKGRYFVETPQTATDRIFFETDDVHRRNPSEIRITWNRFNLTTNLNANIQISLWGYREATIRPELEYIDMIEPQLTNTGVYTIVPANFRLRDNPRNVDMQFGFLQINLTDPLQANRLGISPILWSKPIPLGWYFGPQWERIHGRNWPRALCDNWLMTDRFLRNFAHELSLCPCTLEHALLDKGRYLPDTDCDRDSNPTCLQHRGAIHCVRSGQPSAQGSEQQCCYDRNGYLMLSYDQMWGSRPRRNHNIGQMPWNEANKVPTLSTWFHDVRPYYSCCMWQDEQAVGCETFRFERRPSQDCIAYQSPAVGAVFGDPHIVTFDGLQYTFNGMGEFVLLRGNNGRERIDVQGRFEQVARNIHGQVMATQLTSVAARGNTSTVIEVRLRPRDAQWRYRLDVFADDRRIYFDRQSLKFQHFHGVTVYTPTYILNQSEVVIMFSSGVGVEVVENNGFMTARVYTPWSFINKTMGLFGNWSWNRADDLVTPGGAIVTPNLNNFETVHRQFAMLWMLSDREQEGIGRALFTREFGRTSSFFANESFVPEFRAEPAMFLPPNRTHDVQRAEELCGESYQCRYDFGMTLHREMAHFTKNYHASAINIQTINNERVISCGILETPRFGRKSNFQFTPGARVSFECNEGFFLIGDSRRICRENGQWDVPEYGFTECLRKVFFTRRMAWITTGIVLAVMLPLIMCIVCGVYCFRKRKLKEDPDWRMPLPSRSASRTTLRNLNSDGSEYEDNTIKKVRRYDATYNTHEPLAGKPDIQFEPKKMDLDEEDITSSEGGRRRMMMDNDGTGEGGGAGPSMFSEDEDNTYPPPPTESPTAAYGAYSPTFSGIDRNSSFATEDASPVNVRRPAPFPPNAYGAGDPNAGQPLNQNVGLPARMDSRSTEV, from the exons ATGCGCTGGAAGGGGCTCCTGCTGCTGCTTTGTGCAGTGGCCCTGCTGGACAGGACAATTCCGGTGAGGGCGGATGATGGGGATGGTGATGACGTCATCGCTGATGACGTCACGGAAGAACCTAGCGAAGATCAGGATACGGAGGTGGCTGTGAGTGACGGTGAAGAAGATGCTAAGGAAGAGGATGAGGATGGTCTGGCAGCACTGACCAGGGTGGACGAAGATGCCGTCGAAGTGGATTCTTCGGCGACGGCTTCCGAGAAGCCTGCCGGGAAGAAGGGAAAGTACTACAACTACGACGACTTCCTGTCCAACCTGGATACGTACGATCCGAACTACGATTGGAATG ATCCCATGCAGCGAACCCAGCCCAACATTCCGCCCAACTTCCAGAATGACAGCTCGGCGTACACAATCACGCCGGCCCGCCTGGCGGAACTCCGCCGCCAGTTCCTGTACCCGTTCTACGATCGCGGAGGTCCCGAGGACATCGGTGACCTGCAGCGGGACATTCACGCGTCGATGCCCCAGGTCCACAAGAACTTCAATTTCCAGCTGCCGTTCTTCGGGTTCCGATTCAATTATACGCGAGTTTCCATGAACGGATTCTTGGAGTTTTCGGATCCTCCGGAGCACTACACGTACCCGCTGAACTTCCCGATCAAGGACTGGCCCCGGCGGAACGATCCGTCGTTCATTGGGATCTTCTTCTCCAAGTGCCGTATTGGCAGGATTTACGATACGGACATTGACCAGCGATCTCCCGGGGTGTACTTCCGGATGGAGCGCGATCTGCAAACGAGGACCGATCGGCTGGGCGTGGAGATGCGCGAGCGAGTCATGTGGGACATCCGCGAGGGTGTGGTGGGATCGGACACGTTCGTGCCGAAGCACGCGATCGTAACGACGTGGAAGAACATGAGCTTCGCCGGCGGTATCGACAACTCGCTGTTTAGG ACGAATTCCTTCCAAATGATTCTGGCTACCGACGAAGTGTACACGTACGCGATCTTCAACTACGTCATCATCAACTGGTCCTCGCACACTGAAGCTGGAGGTGATACCACCGGTGGAGAAGGAGGTGTTCCTGCTTAT ATCGGCTTCAACGCCGGCAACGGAACGCAAGCCTACGAGTACAAACCTTACAGTCAGGCGTCAGTTCTGCGAGACTTGACCGGTCGTGGCTGGGCTAACGGATTCCCCGGACGTCACATCTTCCGTCTGGACGAGCGAATCATGCTGGGAACGTGCAACAAGGACATAGACGCGGCGCATCTTCCGCTGGTGTTCGCACCGGAGTCGGGTAACATGTTGGGCGGTACGATCGTCAACATTACGGGACCGTGCTTCGAGCCTACCGATCGGGTCGCCTGTCGATTCGATACGGAGGAGGTTATCGGAACGTTCGTCGATCGCAACCGGGTCATCTGCGTGCAACCCTTCCTGAAAGCTCAGGGTTACATTCGGTTCGAGATTTCCGTTGGAGTGGAGCGATTCAAGTGGAAGGGAAGGTACTTCGTGGAGACCCCGCAGACCGCTACCGATCGAATCTTCTTCGAAACGGACGACGTGCATCGGCGCAATCCATCGGAGATTCGCATCACTTGGAACAGGTTCAACTTGACGACCAACTTGAACGCAAACATCCAGATATCCCTTTGGGGTTACCGGGAAGCTACGATTCG ACCGGAGCTGGAATACATCGACATGATCGAACCACAGCTCACGAACACCGGTGTCTACACGATCGTTCCCGCCAACTTCCGCTTGAGAGATAATCCGCGAAACGTTGACATGCAGTTTGGCTTCCTCCAGATCAATTTGACCGACCCGCTGCAAGCGAACCGGCTGGGCATTTCTCC AATCCTCTGGTCCAAGCCGATCCCGCTCGGATGGTACTTTGGTCCACAGTGGGAGCGAATCCACGGACGGAACTGGCCCCGTGCCCTCTGCGACAACTGGCTGATGACGGATCGATTCCTGCGTAACTTTGCCCACGAGCTGTCGCTGTGCCCCTGTACGCTGGAGCACGCCCTGCTGGACAAGGGTCGCTACCTGCCCGATACGGACTGCGATCGCGACTCGAACCCGACCTGTCTGCAGCACCGCGGCGCGATCCACTGCGTACGATCGGGTCAACCGTCGGCGCAGGGCTCGGAACAGCAGTGCTGCTACGATCGTAACGGATACCTGATGCTGTCGTACGATCAGATGTGGGGATCGCGACCCCGCCGGAACCACAACATCGGACAGATGCCCTGGAACGAAGCCAACAAGGTACCGACGCTGTCGACGTGGTTCCACGACGTCCGGCCGTACTACTCCTGCTGTATGTGGCAGGACGAGCAAGCCGTTGGTTGTGAGACGTTCCGGTTCGAGCGACGACCTTCGCAGGACTGTATCGCGTACCAATCACCGGCAGTTGGTGCCGTCTTCGGCGATCCTCACATCGTAACCTTCGATGGACTGCAGTACACGTTTAACGGCATGGGAGAGTTCGTGCTGCTCCGCGGCAACAACGGCCGGGAACGCATCGATGTGCAGGGACGCTTCGAACAGGTCGCTCGTAACATCCACGGTCAGGTTATGGCGACCCAGCTTACGTCTGTGGCCGCCCGTGGTAACACCTCAACGGTGATCGAAGTCCGGCTGCGACCGCGGGACGCCCAGTGGCGTTACCGGCTGGACGTGTTCGCCGACGACCGTCGCATCTACTTCGATCGGCAGAGCCTGAAGTTCCAGCACTTCCACGGTGTTACGGTGTACACGCCAACGTACATCTTGAACCAGTCCGAGGTCGTGATCATGTTTTCCTCCGGCGTTGGAGTGGAGGTCGTCGAGAACAATGGCTTCATGACGGCGCGGGTGTACACGCCGTGGTCGTTTATT aACAAAACGATGGGTCTCTTTGGCAACTGGAGCTGGAATCGAGCAGACGATCTGGTGACTCCGGGTGGCGCCATCGTAACTCCTAATTTGAACAACTTCGAGACCGTACACAGGCAGTTTGCGATGCTTT GGATGCTCTCGGACCGCGAGCAGGAAGGCATAGGGAGGGCGCTCTTCACGCGCGAGTTTGGCCGCACGTCCAGCTTCTTCGCGAATGAGTCCTTTGTGCCGGAGTTCCGCGCCGAGCCGGCGATGTTCCTGCCGCCGAACCGCACCCACGACGTCCAGCGGGCCGAGGAGCTGTGCGGCGAGAGCTACCAGTGTCGGTACGACTTCGGTATGACGCTGCACCGGGAGATGGCGCACTTTACCAAGAACTACCACGCGTCGGCTATCAACATCCAGACGATCAACAATGA ACGGGTCATATCGTGTGGAATCTTGGAGACGCCTCGGTTCGGACGCAAGTCCAACTTCCAGTTCACACCAGGTGCCCGCGTGTCGTTCGAGTGTAACGAGGGATTCTTCCTGATTGGAGATTCGCGTCGGATTTGTCGCGAGAACGGACAGTGGGACGTGCCAGAGTACGGGTTCACCGAGTGTCTAC GCAAGGTATTCTTTACTCGCCGGATGGCTTGGATCACCACGGGCATTGTCCTAGCCGTAATGTTACCACTGATAATGTGTATCGTGTGCGGTGTGTACTGCTTCCGGAAGCGCAAGCTCAAGGAAGACCCGGACTGGCGTATGCCTCTGCCGTCGAGATCGGCTTCGCGAACGACCCTCCGAAATTTGAACAGCGACGGTAGCGAGTACGAGGACAATACGATCAAGAAGGTCCGCCGGTACGATGCGACATACAACACGCACGAACCGCTGGCCGGCAAGCCGGACATTCAGTTCGAACCGAAAAAGATGGACCTGGACGAAGAGGACATCACGTCGTCGGAAGGAG GTCGCCGGCGCATGATGATGGACAACGACGGAACGGGCGAGGGCGGCGGCGCCGGACCTTCCATGTTCAGCGAAGACGAGGACAACACCTACCCGCCGCCTCCGACCGAATCGCCGACGGCCGCGTACGGAGCGTACAGCCCAACGTTCAGCGGAATCGACCGGAACAGTAGCTTCGCCACCGAGGACGCTTCACCCGTCAACGTGCGACGTCCCGCTCCGTTCCCTCCGAACGCCTACGGCGCCGGAGACCCCAACGCAGGTCAACCCCTGAACCAGAACGTTGGCCTGCCGGCCCGAATGGACAGCCGTTCGACCGAGGTCTAA